AATCTTTGTTCTGGATGCTTTCTGTGCAAAGTCTGCATCTTTTTCTCAAGGACAACAACAAAAGTTAAAAGGATTCTAGCTCTATTCTAATTATCAGGTGGATTTAGGACTTAAGGGCAAACTAACTGGGCTATAAGGGAGGCTGTAATTTGATGTGTGTTACTTCTGTGCTAGCTTTTTCAATCTTTCCCATCCTTTGCTGCTCATTTATGTCTGTGTATTGTCCCTTCTTTTGTGTTGGCattgctggctgtgcagccagatttcagctggaaaaataactttatttttggcTAAACTATTTTTCAGCCAGATCGTTCCCTGACCTGGTTCACTGAGCAGTAAATAAACACTTTTGTGGTCTCTGTGATGGAAGAGTGATGAGGAGGGGAATAAGGGTTTGGGGGCAGAGCCTGCTTAACCGGATTAAGCAGCACTGTTGTCAGATGTCTAAGTACGGCCTCATTTCAGCCAGTACTTGGAGGCTTCTGAATACTGTGCTCCTGGGACAACATTGCAATGCCTGGGTCTTCCTTGTCAGCAGGAAACAGGTACTTTGTGCGTAAATGGAAGGCCCAGGGCTGTCTTAAtcatttgtgctgcagaggcatCCCCAGTGGGAGAGGATAATGGAGAGAAAAACCCTCTGAAGCGAGACCATTTTACTTTGAGGTTTGGGCATGGTTGTATTTGTGTGTCAAAGATGTGGCAGGCATTAGGACCACGCAAGAGCCACTTGGAAGCATCTGACTGTTTGTAAACTGTGCTTTCCTGGCTCtggaggcttttaaaaatagtaccGAACCTGCAACCAgtctgtgtttttgtttaattattatGAAATAGTTATATGGGGAATTGGAAATATTGACAGCAGTGTTAACGTATGGGGTGCAAGTGGTGTGTCAAGCAAATGAAAGAGATTTAGTTTGTAGCCAGTAAGTGGCATGAAGGAGTCTGAGCCCCACATATAAGAGCGTTTGGATGTGTGTCCTTATGGCTGGTAGGCTGTGTGTCAAATGTCTGTGCAGCAAAATTTCcttacagctgctctgctttgcaatttgtctttgtttcctaTCGACAGCAAATTAGAAGTAGGAAGCTCTTTGCAGTGCTAGATTTTCTGTTGGAGGGAAATGGAAGCTAAATCCCATGGGTGTAGTGTAGCTTTGTCAGAGCTAAGTGCCTGGGGTCACGCAGCCAAGCAgtggctgcttttgcaaaggGAAGCGGTTATGTTACCCCTCTGTGGGTGTTAATATTTGTGCTATAACTCCATACTTCACCCTCACTCAGAACTGAACTGCAGCAAGGTAGGTTATAACCTGCTCATGTGGCAGCATATTGCGTTAATGGTAAGAGCAACCATGCTGACGCTGCTTTTCCCTTGAgacattttctcctttgaagaGGAATTGATAATGTCACTTTTATGACCCTCTGTGAGCTTTTGCGACATGGAGCCTCTCTATCAGCCTGTCTAGCTcttaaagctgtttcttctcaaGCTTGTACTGAAACGAGGCATTGCTGAATCACCTCCGAAGCAGCAATGTTATGAGAGGTCATACTGAAAGTGGACCAGTTCCCACAGGAAAGTTCTGCAAACAACCTTcttaaaaggcttttgtttaaaagctaaTGTCTCACGCACACTGTTGCCTCTGTGAGTTAGAAGATTCAGCCCATAGCTGAGACAGACATGGGGGATGAGACAGGGATTTCTATTGGcaactggaaaggaagaagaagctGAGAAGTAGGCTGACTTTTGAAATTCAGCTCTGGTGTCCTGGCAGCTGTTGAAGTGCCATAAAAAAGGCAGTGGTTTAACACTGGGTGAGCATCAGaatcttcaaagcactttctTGTTTGGGAAAGATGTAAGGAACTCCTCAGAATTCCTGTCTGCGTTTGGAGGGGtggaggctgcagcctgctctaaaGAGGGAATAGGAAGCTCCAGATCTTCATCCAGCGGATATTTTTCCCATGCTCTTTCctcccacacagcagctccctcccttcccttctggagCAGCAACAGGCAATAGTTTCAACACAGACAGTGCTTGGCTTCCTTAGGTTTGCTGGGTGCAGCTTCAGAATtaatttgctcttttaaaaaaatgtattttgaagaatgGAAATCTTACCAGAGCGGTGTTACTGTTAGAAATCtctggtgtgagagcaatgaCCTCTGGTTCCCTGTACCTTAGCAAGCATGATGAGTGAAGTTAACTCTGCTGTCCGATTTAGGGATAACATAGGCTACAGCTCACACGTAGATGCaagtaaaaatcagtatttaactCTAGGAAAGCCAGCTTTTACTTGCTGTCTCTTAGTTCTATTTGTATTCCCTCCAATGCAAATAATAGTTcgtaaattttttttcctgacaactTTTATCTAGGAGTCTTGGTGTACCTTACAGACTGATGCTCTGAGTTTCTCAGCCTCCCAGCAAGAGACATGTTGTCTGACACAGGGGCAATGAACAGTACGGGGACTGCCATGGGGTATTCTGAGCCAGTATTAGAAAGGATTTGAACCCAGCATCCCACTCCTGCATTTTTATAGTAATAGAGACCTACAGCTACCTATGCAATGATTTTACTCCAAGAACCATTTGTAATAGCAGggaggtttaaaagaaaagaaaaaggataaaagaaaaaaaaaaggataaaaacagcatttcatttttgcagttctcagctctttttatattttattatgaaatgcatttctaagGCATTTTcttgaaggaggaaagaaggcatATTCATTTTAAGCTATTATTTCGTGCTGTTCATTAGCTTCTGATTAAAGTACTTTTAGAGTGGTTTATGACATCATTATTTCAAACTCCTACAAGAAAGGTGGgcctgaaaaagcattttttattaatatagtGAGATTTGAGCTGTTATGGAAGAGAACACAATTGTCTTGAAGCTTTCAAGGAGAATAACTTGCTCCGTGTCTCATgagttcaaataattttgtcttctggACCATCTCCTCAAATGCTGCTAACGTGGTGAGGTATGGGAAAAAACAGACTGAGATAATGGGCTCTAAAAGGACCAAAATAAGTGGTTAGGTTTCACAACTTTAATGTGCTGCCTCCTTAGAAGGCAAACACCAGCACTGTGTATCAGTGCAGTTTCTGAATTGATTTTGTCTGTTGCAAAGGTCCAGCCTGGAAAAGTATACTGAATAGATCACCTTTGATTGCTGTGTTAGAAATATGTCCCCAGTGATGTGGTTAGTAAAAGGTAGAAGGTggcatggctgctgcttttttggctCTGCAGAATAAAGAGCAGCTCTATGACTAATTCTTGCTGAAAACAGGATCTGAGTGAAAATGACATTACAGTTTCAGACagtttcatgtaatttttttcctgtcttcaatGAGTGTTGTGTCAGTCCAGGTGGGATTGCCCTGAAGTAACctgcttgttttgtttaggTCCTTATTTCACAGGAAGACTTATGAAGCATCAGCAAAACTTTATTGTCCCTATTTGCATAGAATTAGATGCAGAATCAAGTATCAGAGAAGAGCTAGAAAGCTGTAACAATTTAATATTCCCCAAAGGTCTCACATTTATGAAATGACAAATCTGAGCCCTTTGGGAGTTTGCAGCTTGGACAGACAGTAGGGAAATGAAACAGCTGCACATCACAGCCTTTGGAGATCAAGCATAAAAGTGAATGGAGCTGTCTTCAATTACTTCTGTCCATTTCTGCCAGGTGTGAAGGTACATGGGACGTTCCTTTGATCAGCAGAGTTAACTGCTGATGAATACTCTGCAGAGATAGATAAGCCTGTGTGACACTATGGATCCACGTACTGTATTGCCCCAGAGCATAGATAAGGGGATTAAATCAAGTTGAACTGTATTTACTCTagcttttctctgaatttgtCCAGCAAAAAGGAGTCTGAATCCAGATATAGTTCATGAGAGCATTAATAtacctgttttccttctcacctTTCCCACTTGTCATGCTccaggcatttctttttgttctttgtaaatAGTTTTGGGCAGAGGATTCATCTGTGtacatgaacacacacacacacacacacaagctaTCACATGTACCCAGGCTGCTGGATGCTTCCAGTATGTTGGGAGACATTTAGCAAACCAGATAATCCCTAGAGGCTCTCACCACCCAGCAAGGCAAGGCACAGTCCTATTCTTGACAGACTTGCTTCTCAGAGGACTGGTCCTAAATCAAAGACAATGAGAGTTCCTCGTTCCATTAGCTTTTTGTCAGAGAAACTCTTTCAAAAGTTTACAGTCACCCCCCTGCAAACCAATGTGTAAAGCCGCAGCAAGAACCACCAGTACGTGATAAAGGGCTTGCAGATCATTTCTGCAAGCGCAAGCTGCAAGAACCCTGCACTGAAAGCAGAGTCAGTGttcaaaggagaaatggaagaagttATTTGTCACATATTCAGACCTATTTGCTTGCCACTTGTTGCTCAACTCCCCTATGCATAGTCTAGCTACCGCCACGAGCAAATGGTGAAAATTTTTAGAGGCAAAGTTCAATAAACTGTTTGAAAGCTTGTCCTTTGACAGCAGATGGCTGTAGTGCTTCAGCCACTGGATGATCTGGCTTGTCATGAAACGTTCTTCACCTGGGTTTCCATGCTATCCAAGTAGTGAAGTTTCTTAAGAACATGCAGATTTTGTCAGAGACCCAGTCAGTTAGAATTTGTAATCCCAGTGGCTGAACCATTAATATGTGGTTTTACTCCAGCTATGACCAAGGTCCAGTTCAGTTTGTGTCCACATGAGTAGCACTGGAGAGACTGCATGGGAGACTGGGGTTGCCTTGTCTGTGAAACCACTGTGTGTGAAGACACTAGCTCATGCTTTAACTAGGACGTGTGCAAGGAATGTCACAGTGCAAGGAAGATGGCACACACCTGTACTGATCCTGCTCTGTATGAAGTAGCGCTTTGCTTTACCGAGATTCCAGCTGTTTCTCTTTAGTGGCAACATGGAGCTGAGTGAGTCAGAAGTAAGCTCTCCGGTATGGAAATCTCCCGAGTCCTTAAAAGAATGTGAATGTCTCTTTTGTACTTCTATCCTGCAGCCAGAGTCACTTTGTTAGAAAGTTCAGTGACTGCCATGGAAGGCAGGTGTTGCTGTCCATTTAGTTCCATGTTTGCACGTAACTGAAGAGGGTACTTTGAAAGGTAACAGATCAAAGACGACACGGTGCATATTATGATATAACCAACCTGTGGAACTTGCTACTGAAGGAGACAGGGGAAACAGTGGTGCCCAAGAAACTTTTgaaaagtacagaaatacaaagagaagAGGGAGGTAACAGGTGAGCAGCAGAACTCACGACACCTGGTTTTACAGGGCTTTGAATTGCGGtgttcctttctgattctgcaGCCACCATATATATTGTTTCCTCtcagcctcccccccccccccccatcgaGCCCTCAACTACTGCAGTTTGCCATGAACTGCTTCAGAGACTACATGTACCGCAAGTGAGTGTGCAAGAGCCCAAAGCTACAAGCACTGATTGCCCAGATAGCTGCTGCCGGCGAGCCAAACAGCCTGTgcttccccacagctgctggcagataAACAAATAGCTTCAGGAGCTGCAGGCGACCCTTGGGCCGTGTCCTGTGGAGACCTGTTGTAGGAACCTGTGGTGTTAAAACACTTCAACCCTTTGTCGGATGCCACTAAAATTGGCCAAGAGTCAGAAGTGAGTGGGAAGGGGAGGACTGGCAGCTGACAGCAATCACAGAagcccttccccaggctaaCCATGACATAAGTAAGCATGAGTCACAGCATAAATTGATGAGCCTAAAATTATCTACAAGGATGAATACCGTCTAACTGTCCCAACACATTATGGGCTTTCTGCTTACTCTGGAATTGGCAGATTTTGACTTTGGGTGCAGACAGCCTGACCGCTTGACTCCAGGCCTGTAGTAGTATGACAGCTCCAACTGCACTTTTTTATTTGggcctgctgcttttgcttttagatGAAGATTCAGCAGGAACCTTCTTCCTTACATTGTAGCCTCTAGGCGTTACTGATTTGGTGCTGAAgctggtattttcttcttttggcaGCTCCTTGCCCTCTGGCATTGAATCCAGgctgatgctccagccccctcccctcctgtgTTGTTCCCAGGCTGTTGTGTCAGATGCAAAACAAACACTCAGTGGCTCAGAGCTCCTTGCATCCAggagaaattgcattttcaCACTGGCTCTGAACCTCCTCCGCAGAGCCAAAGCAAAATCAATGCGGAAACTAATCCCTTTGCCCCTACCACGCACATCCTCTTCAATGATGGAGCCAGGAAAGACTGAAGAGAATTaaccttttctgcaaaattctcTGAGCTAAGAAATACCCTGCTTTTCGtgctctcttcctctttcccagtTGCTGCATCAGGGAAACCAGTCTTCTCTGGAGCTGAAGtgtcttcttcctcttctcactACTAATGCtacaagtttattttaaaaataaattccatacTATGCAGGATTGCTATAGCTAGTCTTGGCTCTCTATAGCTAGTAGCTAGACCAAGTAGGTGGCAGCTTGGTAGAGTAACTGCCGCCCGCTCAGAAGCATCCAAGAATAGCTCTAGCCTCTCCTAGGGATCAAGTATACAAGTCTGGagctccaggggtcccttcctGTGACGCATATGGCGTTACTATCATAGCCATGGAATATGCTACTCTGTGAAGCTAGACACAGACATCTGGAATTGAGGGCAGCCTGTAACGCTGAACtgacaaaagataaaaaggtaTCAAGGTTTCTGGTCTCCCTCACTTCCCTTTTCTCAGGTGTCACAAACTCCAGTGCAGCCTTGTGCACTGTTAACTGGTCAGGCAGAACGCACTGCAGCCCCCCTCTCAGCTTAGGGACAGCTTGCTCCAGGAATGCTGCCTCTTTCTCCCTTCCAGGGACTGCACTTGTGACATACTgacaaatggcattttcttgCACAGGCTCCTGGACTGTCCAGCTAGAGAAGGGAGGCACTGTGGTGGTGCTGCGGAGCCTGCTGCGGCTGGGACTGATGTTCTACCATGTCCCAATGACCGAGCAGTACGGCTATGTCTGCTTCGGCACTGGCGAGAAGAACTTGGATCTGCCCTTCATGCTGTGACTCGCCTGTCTGGGATGAGGGCTCGAGAACATTTAGATTTTATACTTAGGAGACTTTTGTTTACTGCTTGTTCTAATAAATATGTGAAACCTCTGCACTTTGAGCAAGATTCTTTTGTGCCTGGATTCTGGCCCCAGTTCTTTTCTTAGGACTTTGCTGTGTGCGATCCTCTTTCAGCTCCAGGTTGAATTCCCTGTTATGTGTCACTGAAGATCCTTTAGATACTGACAGATGGCATTTTCTTCCACGATGGGTGAAGCCCCAGGTTAGAAATCAAACCTAGGCCATCTGGTTACACGTGCTTACACAACCATGACACTTCCTTGACACCATGCTTACACAAAAACTAATTTGGAGACAGCATGAATGAATGCCTACTATCACCCATGAACGACAAACAGAACAGGGCTGCACTCAGAGTAGAAAGCTCATGCATACTGTAAGGGATCTGTACTAAACCCTGAGCTCAAGAAAGGCATattgaagaaagtattttgtttttcaaatgttaggTTTCATGAAAATTAGAGAGGTCTTTCCAGCTCATGGCACTAAACTGTAGAAAACATTAACTGTGGGCATCACCTGGTCTTTTGCAAGATGTGCTCATTCAGGTTCATCTCAAGGCAGTGGTTTAATCCAGTGACTTTTCCATTAGTAAAGCTCATTGAGCAGAGCTACCTAGGCTAGAAGACATAGTAACTTCCGTatgcaggagaagaaagaaaaatcttttcccttctgaaggGCTGTAGGTTTCAAAGCTTCATAAAATAGACGGTCAGCCAGAGATTTTATCTCAGTATAGTTAATGAAGTCTTAGCTCTGCCTCCCAAAGCAAAAAGATCTTGGCCAGCTCAAGGGGCTGAATGTAGGGCTTCCATTTCACAAAGTAAGGCTAAGAAGAGGCATTATAACTTGGTTTCCTGGGTAAAACGTGTTTATCCGTACTCTCTGTTCCTGTCCATGCTGATAGGTCCATGCAGATGATTCTGATGAAAGCAGTACAAGGTTAAGTGGCATAGTCATATATAAATAAGCTGTGTTGATCTGTAGCCCCCAGACAAATATCAAAGAAACGGAGCCAAAGCCATAATGACCCTGATAAATGTAATGACCTTTTCATACCAGGCCCATAAGTAGCACGTCTCAAGTAGCAGTGGTCAGTAGGTGCAAGGTACATGCATGTACTACtatacaaggagagaaatggtgCCACCTTTTAGTTAGAGCGTGGAAAATTACGTGCATCCATCAGGCCCAAACTATCCCAGGAAGCAGCCGTACCACCGATATGGACGACTTAAGGCAAATGTatttccatggggaaaaaatcacagGCCAAGTCATCAAGGATGTCAACATTCTGTATTTCCTAGATCCAGGAGTGAAGCACGAGCCAGAAATCCTCAAGGGGACGTGTAAGATACACACGTCTGTTTACCACTGCCATAGGTGTTCTGCTGCAAATTATGGATAGgacagataattaaaaaaattaatttcgGTAGCCATAACAATTTCTGTTACTGCCAAGGAAATACAGTTCTGCAGGagactttttcttccattagtGTCACAGGTATAAAAGCCCAAATGAGGCAGATCTGAGTTGAAACACAGGTTAATGGGGAATCACCATTCATTGTTGGAAAAAGTGGGAAACAT
The Falco cherrug isolate bFalChe1 unplaced genomic scaffold, bFalChe1.pri scaffold_41, whole genome shotgun sequence DNA segment above includes these coding regions:
- the LOC129735157 gene encoding radial spoke head protein 9 homolog; the protein is MEAKKLSSYFHFTEPVNLKNKTLLEKADLDPSTDFLDSLEHDIPQGSWTVQLEKGGTVVVLRSLLRLGLMFYHVPMTEQYGYVCFGTGEKNLDLPFML